In a single window of the Lodderomyces elongisporus chromosome 4, complete sequence genome:
- the NOP7 gene encoding mRNA-binding ribosome synthesis protein nop7 (BUSCO:EOG09261L4M), with protein MGKIKKRATSGNAKNFITRTQAIKKLQVSLADFRRLCIFKGIYPREPRNKKKANKGSTAPVTFYYAKDIHYLLHEPVLDKFRQHKTFAKKLQRALGKGEISSAAKLDANRPKYTLNHIIKERYPTFLDALRDLDDPLNMLFLFSNMPAIDKVSTKIIADAEKLCNYWLAYVSKERLLKKMFVSIKGVYYQATIKGQEVRWLIPYKFPTNIPTDVDFRIMLTFLEFYSTLLNFVLYKLYNESGLIYPPHIDIAKLKAAGGLSSYVLQSKDGKNVAILQKKQDDAGSNVEGKELSSAELKKAIKADKDQKDQDTIEDAEEVTEPTVEETELDEFQNGTTNNAVDTLVQPSQFSSPTSQLFSKFIFFIGREVPLDILEFVILSCGGKVISEISLDDLKLNDPKLYASLDLNSITHQISDRKKILQKVPGRTYIQPQWVFDSINKGELVSVGDYAPGETLPPHLSPWGDAGGYDPNAKAQVTAEGEEAEGAAEEEEEEEEEDEEEEEEEEEIEVADGDEDQDDEEEEEIEDEDLKAQKELEMEVAGKKFSELQNAEEGSKQKKQKKNASTKAALTPEEEAKELAKIMMTNKQKKLYKKMQYGIEKKTNRVDELTKKRKQLEKKKKQLKDV; from the coding sequence ATGgggaaaataaagaaaagagccACCTCCGGTAATGCGAAGAACTTTATCACAAGAACACAAGCCATCAAAAAGTTACAAGTCTCCTTAGCTGATTTCCGTCGACTTTGTATCTTTAAAGGTATCTATCCAAGAGAACCACgtaataaaaagaaagccaACAAGGGATCAACTGCGCCAGTGACATTCTACTATGCCAAAGATATCCACTATTTACTCCATGAACCTGTCTTGGACAAATTTAGACAACACAAGACTTTTGCCAAAAAATTGCAACGTGCTTTGGGTAAAGGTGAAATCTCATCTGCAGCAAAACTCGACGCTAATAGACCAAAATATACGTTGAACCACATTATCAAAGAGAGATACCCAACATTCCTTGATGCTTTAAGAGACCTCGATGACCCATTAAACATGTTGTTCCTTTTTAGCAATATGCCAGCTATCGATAAGGTCAGCACAAAGATCATTGCTGATGCAGAGAAATTGTGCAATTATTGGCTTGCTTACGTATCAAAGGAAAGattattgaagaagatgttTGTTAGTATCAAAGGTGTTTACTACCAAGCTACCATAAAGGGACAGGAAGTGAGATGGTTGATTCCTTACAAGTTTCCCACCAATATCCCAACGGATGTTGATTTCAGGATCATGTTGACATTTTTGGAATTCTACTCCACCTTGTTGAACTTTGTCCTTTACAAACTATACAATGAGTCTGGGTTGATTTACCCTCCTCATATTGATATTGCCAAGTTGAAAGCAGCTGGCGGATTAAGCAGTTATGTCTTGCAATCCAAGGATGGAAAAAATGTGGCtatattgcaaaaaaagcaaGACGATGCTGGCAGCAATGTCGAAGGAAAGGAATTATCCTCGGCCGAACTCAAGAAAGCTATCAAAGCTGATAAAGACCAAAAGGATCAAGACACAATTGAAGATGCCGAAGAAGTAACGGAACCAACTGTTGAAGAGACTGAGTTGGATGAATTTCAGAATGGAACTACAAACAATGCTGTAGACACATTGGTCCAACCTTCGCAGTTCTCCTCACCTACATCTCAATTATTCTCgaaattcatttttttcattggAAGAGAAGTGCCACTTGACATTCTTGAATTTGTTATTTTGTCATGCGGTGGTAAAGTAATCTCCGAAATCAGCCTTGATGACTTGAAGCTTAATGACCCAAAGCTTTATGCGTCACTAGACCTCAACTCCATAACACACCAAATCAGTGATAGAAAGAAGATTTTGCAGAAAGTACCTGGTCGTACATACATTCAACCACAATGGGTATTTGATAGTATCAATAAGGGTGAGTTGGTCAGTGTAGGAGATTATGCTCCTGGTGAGACCTTGCCACCGCATTTGTCACCATGGGGCGATGCCGGTGGATATGATCCAAACGCCAAAGCTCAGGTCACAGCAGAAGGTGAGGAAGCAGAAGGTGCagctgaagaagaagaagaggaggaggaggaggatgaggaagaagaagaagaagaagaagagattgaagttgctgatggtgacGAGGACCAGGATGAcgaggaggaagaggaaatcGAGGATGAAGACCTCAAGGCTCAGAAAGAACTCGAGATGGAGGTTGCAGGAAAGAAATTCTCCGAATTGCAGAATGCAGAAGAAGGATCGAAacagaagaaacaaaagaagaatgcTTCTACTAAAGCAGCCTTAACACCGGAAGAAGAAGCTAAGGAATTGGCAAAGATTATGATGACAaataagcaaaagaaattgtACAAGAAGATGCAATACGGTatcgaaaagaaaacaaataggGTCGATGagttgacaaaaaaaagaaaacagttggagaagaaaaagaagcaattGAAAGATGTTTAA
- a CDS encoding uncharacterized protein (BUSCO:EOG09262YQG): protein MPIFNEHPFTSITVKINQLVKSNGNDDNDFRDNDGQREDNSLELQLSTLIDLIKVQHNSGATEAARAIRKKVKYGSSTQEQIRALNILELLLLNSGRKIGPILARDDKLLDVLKGILNGHGKTGTGLGYDVKVQKRVIAMAIGWKSEFENLDGYKNMQQLYKALPKSKTKSEASMSKSRRAREEFVNDDDDDDVFDSQDEVDPYADNHKINGNSSRASRNSDSPPPPSSSRSIKSPKVPPPRPTTSSPYSSATKKSSTNYKKEKKDKRYKKKQKRSKNGIIYADEQFGIPQINYRKEAPKINALLNDCQIACVDLKNQLLQLPPDASPLDDSKINSNFDNLKGLRRKLLKYIQFVGAGDPQTKSSEVNEMDEKFLPRLIYANEEIVECFKQFDAKTGHTTNSFATIRDDPNEEWDESDESYYSSDDDDDDDDDYGYDEEEENDEGDIRERQAKSKNAINEEDQYQDSIAARLQSVTMDEKRRAAPPPPPPTAPSALAFGIQNKESSNDRISGLDHGFEERPAINKTDTSESFGLEGNPFGDTNAVEKIL, encoded by the coding sequence ATGCCAATATTCAACGAGCATCCGTTTACCTCGATTACTGTGAAGATCAATCAATTGGTGAAACTGAATGGTAACGATGACAACGACTTCCGTGACAATGATGGACAAAGAGAGGACAATTCGCTCGAACTTCAGCTTTCTACGTTAATCGATCTAATTAAAGTCCAGCACAATTCTGGTGCAACCGAGGCTGCAAGGGCAATACGTAAGAAAGTCAAGTACGGATCATCAACGCAAGAACAAATTCGTGCATTGAATATACTTGAACTTCTTTTGCTCAACTCCGGCCGGAAAATTGGCCCAATTTTAGCAAGGGACGATAAATTGTTGGATGTCTTGAAAGGTATACTTAATGGGCACGGCAAAACTGGCACTGGTTTGGGGTATGATGTGAAAGTACAAAAGAGAGTAATTGCAATGGCAATAGGCTGGAAGAGCGAGTTCGAAAACTTGGACGGGTACAAGAATATGCAACAATTATACAAGGCACTTCCGAAAAGTAAGACCAAGAGTGAAGCGTCCATGTCGAAAAGCCGACGCGCTAGGGAAGAATTTgttaatgatgatgatgatgatgatgtatTTGACAGCCAGGACGAAGTTGATCCTTATGCGGACAATCACAAAATCAATGGGAATAGCTCGAGAGCATCAAGAAATTCAGACTCTCCTCCACCGCCGTCTTCTTCAAGATCAATTAAATCACCAAAAGTGCCACCACCTAGACCAACAACTTCGTCCCCGTATTCTTCAGCAACTAAAAAATCTAGCACAAACtataagaaagaaaagaaagacaaaaggtacaagaagaaacagaaaaggtCAAAGAATGGAATAATATACGCAGATGAGCAATTCGGTATACCTCAAATCAATTATAGGAAAGAAGCTCCTAAGATTAATGCGTTGCTCAATGATTGTCAAATTGCATGTGTTGACCTCAAAAACCAATTACTTCAACTTCCACCCGACGCTTCACCATTGGATGATAGTAAAATTAATTCCAATTTTGATAACTTGAAAGGTTTGAGACGAAAGTTGTTGAAATATATTCAATTTGTAGGCGCTGGTGACCCGCAGACCAAGTCAAGCGAAGTGAATGAGATGGATGAAAAGTTTTTGCCTCGATTGATTTACGCTAATGAAGAGATTGTGGAATGCTTTAAACAATTCGATGCTAAAACAGGTCATACTACAAACAGTTTTGCCACCATACGCGATGATCCAAACGAAGAATGGGACGAATCTGATGAAAGCTATTATTCCagtgacgatgacgatgacgacgatgatgattatggttatgacgaagaagaggaaaatgaCGAAGGCGATATCAGAGAAAGGCAagcaaaaagtaaaaatgcgattaatgaagaagatcaaTACCAAGACCTGATCGCGGCCAGGTTACAAAGTGTAACCATGgacgaaaaaagaagagcagcccctccaccaccaccaccaacagcaCCCCTGGCATTGGCATTTGGGatacaaaataaagaactGTCGAATGATAGAATTTCTGGCTTAGACCACGGATTTGAAGAAAGACCAGCTATCAACAAGACTGATACTAGTGAATCGTTTGGATTGGAAGGCAATCCCTTTGGAGATACAAATGCAGTTGAGAAGATTCTATAA
- the SSO2 gene encoding Plasma membrane t-SNARE, secretory vesicle fusion — MSNPYQQSSYPAQGQSQNAYEMSNVAHSTSNYNYNNNTNNNYDSKQYSSSNEDDFVQFMNEIQDINAQLDNYSQLINLIDNKQKSFLYNIDLNDEDTEYSSKQLDSLVGEAQSIQLDLKTRIKNVQYQAITSKDQTKVDQAETSRKRFLDLIQDYRLIEAKNKEQSKEQSARQYQIIKPDATQEEINAVVEDGGTQYFQQALLQSNRRGEARSVLDEVQVRHRELLKLEKTMAELTQLFHDMEELVIEQDQPIQQIEEQVATAQHDIEQGVGHTDKAVTSARSARKKKLWCLAIVIICIIIVVVIIAAYFGSKN, encoded by the coding sequence ATGAGTAATCCCTACCAGCAACTGTCGTATCCGGCTCAAGGCCAGAGCCAAAACGCTTATGAAATGAGCAATGTCGCACACTCAACAagcaactacaactacaacaacaacaccaacaacaactacgaCTCCAAACAGTACTCATCGTCCAATGAGGATGACTTTGTCCAGTTTATGAATGAGATCCAAGACATCAATGCCCAGTTGGACAATTACTCACAGTTGATCAACTTGATCGACAATAAGCAAAAATCATTCTTGTACAATATCGATTTGAACGACGAGGACACCGAATACTCATCAAAACAGCTCGATAGCTTAGTGGGCGAAGCACAATCAATCCAATTGGACTTGAAAACCCGCATCAAAAACGTACAGTACCAAGCAATAACATCAAAAGACCAAACTAAAGTCGACCAAGCCGAAACATCCAGAAAAAGATTCTTGGACCTTATCCAAGACTACAGATTGAttgaagcaaaaaacaaggaacaatcaaaagaacaaagcgCTAGACAATACCAAATAATCAAACCAGACGCCACTCAAGAAGAAATCAACGCGGTAGTCGAAGACGGCGGAACCCAATACTTTCAACAAGCTTTGTTGCAAAGCAACCGAAGAGGCGAAGCTCGCTCAGTATTGGATGAAGTCCAAGTAAGACACCGTGAATtattgaaattggaaaaaactATGGCTGAATTGACCCAGTTATTCCACGATATGGAAGAATTGGTGATTGAACAAGACCAACCAATACAACAAATCGAAGAACAAGTCGCTACTGCACAACACGATATCGAACAAGGTGTAGGTCACACCGATAAGGCAGTCACTAGCGCCAGATCAGctagaaagaagaaattatGGTGTTTGGCCATTGTTATCATATGtatcattattgttgttgttatcatCGCCGCCTACTTTGGCTCAAAGAACTAA
- the SUP35 gene encoding translation termination factor GTPase eRF3 (BUSCO:EOG09261PUF), with protein MSEQYNQDKLNQDFQIASLGGDQQFSQQQSQQQQQQQQQQSYYNPNQAQAFVPSGGYQAYQAYQGYQQQQPQQYGGYNQGYQQNYNNNSNNNNRGGSQQNYNNRGGYQQNYNSRGGYQGGYQGGYQGGYQGGYQGGYQGQGQQQQYGAYNPQAQTQASQQQPTGMSLADFQKQAQEKQASLNKPVKKTLKLAPSSGIKLANATKKAETPASKESSPAPAESTSTKDKEIKADANAKEEIKAETSSKVEESKKEEGEAKAEAKEEPKEEKTESAASNSASTPTPAAAAKKESTPTPAAPAAAAAAAKSTPVATSDSIAKEQEDEVDEEVVNDMFGGKDHVSIIFMGHVDAGKSTMGGNILYLTGSVDKRTVEKYEREAKDAGRQGWYLSWVMDTNKEERNDGKTIEVGKAYFETDKRRYTILDAPGHKMYVSEMIGGASQADVGILVISARKGEYETGFEKGGQTREHALLAKTQGVNKIVVVVNKMDDPTVNWSEERYNECTTKLGMYLKGIGYQKEDIIYMPVSGYTGAGLKDRVSAKDCPWYKGPALLEFLDNMDTLNRKINGPFMLPISGKMKDMGTVVEGKIESGHIRKGGNLLLMPNKESVEVLTIYNETEQEADVAYSGEQVRMKIKGVEEEDLQAGYVLTSPKNPVKTVTRFEAQIAIVELKSILSNGFTCVMHLHTAIEEVKFVELKHKLEKGTNRKSKKPPAFAKKGMKIIAVLETNESVCAETYNDYQQLGRFTLRDQGTTIAIGKITKLLK; from the coding sequence ATGTCTGAGCAGTACAATCAGGACAAATTGAATCAAGATTTCCAAATTGCATCATTAGGTGGAGATCAGCAATTTtcgcaacaacaatctcaacagcagcaacagcaacagcaacagcaaagtTACTATAACCCAAACCAAGCACAAGCTTTCGTTCCTTCCGGTGGATACCAAGCTTATCAAGCTTACCAAGgataccaacaacaacaacctcaacaataCGGTGGTTACAATCAAGGATATCAACaaaattacaacaacaacagcaacaacaacaacagaggTGGTTCCCAACaaaattacaacaacagagGTGGTTATCAGCAAAACTATAACAGCAGAGGTGGCTACCAAGGAGGCTACCAAGGTGGCTATCAAGGAGGCTACCAAGGAGGCTATCAAGGGGGCTACCAAGGTCAAGGtcaacagcagcaatatGGCGCCTACAACCCTCAAGCACAAACACAAGCTAGTCAGCAGCAACCCACTGGTATGTCCTTGGCCGATTTTCAAAAGCAGGCTCAAGAGAAACAAGCTTCTTTGAACAAGCCAGTCAAGAAGACACTAAAGTTGGCTCCATCTTCGGGTATAAAGTTGGCCAATGCTACAAAGAAGGCCGAAACTCCTGCCTCAAAGGAATCTTCTCCAGCTCCAGCAGAATCAACATCTACAAAAGACAAGGAAATTAAGGCtgatgcaaatgcaaaggAGGAAATCAAAGCTGAAACCTCGTCAAAGGTTGAAGAGtcaaagaaggaagaaggagaagccAAAGCTGAAGCTAAAGAGgaaccaaaagaagaaaagaccGAGTCAGCTGCTTCTAATTCTGCTTCTACTCCTACCCCCGCTGCAGcagcaaagaaagaaagcacTCCTACTCCTGCTGCtcctgctgctgctgccgcCGCCGCCAAGTCTACACCAGTTGCCACTTCAGATTCTATTGCTAAAGAGCAAGAAGACGaagttgatgaagaagttgTTAATGATATGTTTGGTGGTAAAGACCACGTTTCCATCATTTTCATGGGTCACGTTGATGCTGGTAAATCCACCATGGGTGGTAACATCTTATATTTGACTGGCTCAGTCGATAAGCGTACCGTTGAGAAGTACGAAAGGGAAGCTAAGGATGCTGGTAGACAAGGTTGGTATCTTTCCTGGGTTATGGATACCAACAAGGAGGAGAGAAATGATGGTAAGACTATTGAAGTTGGTAAAGCTTATTTTGAGACTGACAAGAGAAGATACACCATTTTGGATGCCCCAGGACACAAGATGTATGTTTCTGAGATGATTGGTGGTGCATCACAGGCGGATGTTGGTATTTTGGTTATTAGTGCCAGAAAAGGTGAGTATGAGACTGGGTTTGAAAAAGGTGGTCAGACCAGGGAACACGCATTGTTGGCAAAGACACAAGGTGTGAAcaagattgttgttgttgtcaaCAAGATGGACGATCCAACTGTCAATTGGTCGGAGGAGAGGTATAATGAATGTACCACCAAGTTGGGTATGTATTTGAAAGGTATTGGATACCAAAAAGAGGATATCATTTATATGCCTGTTTCCGGTTACACTGGTGCTGGTTTGAAGGATAGAGTAAGTGCCAAGGATTGTCCATGGTATAAAGGTCCAGCATTGTTGGAGTTTTTGGACAATATGGACACATTAAACAGAAAGATCAATGGTCCATTTATGTTGCCCATCTCCGGTAAGATGAAGGATATGGGTACTGTTGTTGAGGGAAAGATTGAGTCAGGCCATATTAGGAAAGGTGgcaatttgttgttgatgccTAATAAAGAATCAGTTGAGGTTTTGACCATTTATAATGAGACAGAGCAAGAAGCCGATGTTGCTTATAGTGGAGAGCAAGTGCGTATGAAGATCAAGGGTGTTGAGGAAGAGGATTTGCAAGCTGGGTATGTGTTGACCTCACCCAAGAATCCAGTCAAGACTGTTACTAGGTTTGAGGCTCAAATTGCCATTGTTGAATTGAAATCTATCTTGTCGAATGGATTTACATGTGTTATGCACTTGCATACGGCTATCGAGGAGGTTAAGTTTGTTGAGTTGAAGCACAAGTTGGAGAAAGGTACAAATAGAAAGTCCAAAAAGCCACCAGCATTCGCCAAGAAGGGTATGAAGATTATAGCTGTTTTGGAGACCAATGAGTCTGTGTGTGCTGAAACATACAATGATTACCAGCAATTGGGTAGATTCACATTGAGAGACCAAGGTACCACCATTGCTATTGGTAAGATCACCAAACTTTTGAAGTAA